TTCGATCCGGCACAACCGCTGGAGCGCACCTACACCGGTCAGCAGCCGACGCTGGCGCAGATCGGCGGGCACATGCTCAACAGTACGTTCATTGACAGCCTGGAAAGCGATATCGAGCTGCTCCAGCGTCTGAACCAGTTCAGCCATCTGATGCCCGAAGGCACGCCGATACGCACGCTGGGTGTGGCGCCGGTGGACGTGCTGGTGATCTCGCCAAGTCAGCCGATCGATGAAATCGCGGCGCGGCATCGTCAGGAGCTGCCGGCGGCGTTGCGGCTGTTCTTGCGCGGGCCGGGGGCGACTAAAACGAGCGGGGCAGGGGTGTTGAGTTATTTGCTGTTCGAGGCGGGGTATTGCAGCGAGCTGATCGATCTGGGGCGGCGCGATGCACTGGCCAAGCGCGATGAGCTGTGCCGGTTTCTCGGGATTGGCGAGGCGGTGGTTCCGGCCTGAAATCAGTGGTACAGCAATCGCCAGCAGGCTGGCTCCCACCGGGATTTGTGTCGTGCACAAAACCAATGTGGGAGCGAGCTTGCTCGCGATGGCGTCCGTGAGGACGCCGCCGGATCAGAAGTGGAACTTCACCAGGAAGCTGGTCACGTTCTGATTGGTGGTGAAGGCACGGGTGTCGTCGATCCCGTACTTGTCTTTCCAGTAGTCGTATTCCACACCGACGTACAGCTGCTTCTCGCCGAAATTCAGCGCCTTGCCCAGGTCGTATTTAACCTGTGGGTTGAAGTGCAGGTTGGCGTGGTATTCGCCTTTGCTGTTGACGTCGTTGTCGACCACCCAGTCCATGTAGCCGTCGATCAGCACGTTCGAGTTGCCGACCGGAATGGTGTAGGACCAGACCGGCGTGATCTGCCAGACGTTGTCACCCGGACGCGAACCTTCGGTGTGACGCTGGTAGAAGTTCAGCTGGAAGTAGTCGAAGCCCGGAATCGCCAGGTCGAAGCCTGGACCGATCAGGTAGGACTCGACGTCGCCTTCACCGAACTCGTAAGTCATGGCCAGCAGCACGTCTTTGATCGGGCCGAATTCGATCTTCTGGTCGAGCACCTTGCCCAGCGAGATACGTGGCTGGAACTCACCGTAATAGGTGTTGTTGCCGACGCCGCCGTCAGGCTTGCCGTTGTAGAAAATCTTGTCGACGAACAGGAAGTTGTCGCCGTACTTCCACGCATCGGCGTGCTCGAAGGTGACGGTCTGCTGGATGGCCGGGTTGACCTTGAAGTCCTTGCCGTACAGGTAGGTCAGGCTGTTGTTCTGCCATTGCAGCAGGCCGTCGGCCATGGCCTGGCCCCCCGCCAGCATGGTTCCCGCAAGCATCAGGCTGGTGCTCATACGTTTCATTCGGTTGCTCCCAAAGTAGGTATTCCACGTTTATTTTTTTGAGTCGGCGCTCTGGTGTGGCGCCTTTTTTCGTTGCCGCAAAAATCATCCATTCGGTCAGCTTTGATGCTGTTAGCAAGAGCTGAGCCAAGGCTTTTCGAAAAGCAAAAAAACGCCCGTCGGCTGCTGAAAAACAGTCGATTGAGCGTGTTTTCGGGACGCCTCGGTACTGACCGGGGCCGGGATAAGTTGGCCCGTCGGTCAGGAATTAAATCCGGGCTTTTTTTTAGACCGAATTCAGGAGGCCGCGGAGAATACTGACTCAACGGCCAGGCCTCAAGTGCCCCGCAACAGAGCACCGACGACAGGTAGGCGGCACGGTTGCGGGTCATCTTAGAAGTGCACCTTCACCAGCAGGCTGGCGGTGTTCTGATTGGTGTCGAGGTTATGGCTGCTTTCGACCCCGTATTTGTTCTTCCAGTAGCTGTATTCGGTGCCGACATACAGCTGCTTCTGACGCCAGCCGAGGGCTTTGCCCAGGTCGTATTTGATCTGCGGGTTGATGTGCAGGTTGGCGTGATAGGTGCCGCGGGAGTTCTCGTCGTTGTCGACGACCCAGTCGAGATAGCCGTCGATCAGCACGTCGGAATTGCCCAGCGCAAAGCTGTAGGACCAGCCCGGAGTGATCTGCCAGACACCATCGCCCGGACGCGGGCCTTCGGTCTGGCGGCGGAAGATGTTCAGGGTGACGTAGTTGAAGCCCGGCACTTTCAGGTCGAAGCCGGGGCCGATCAGATAGGCCTCGCTCTCGCCTTCGCCGTACTCGTAGGTCATCGCCAGCAGCACGTCCTTGATCGGGCCGAATTCGATCTTCTGGTCGAAGATCTTGCCGAAGGAGAAGCGCGGGGTGAATTCGCCGTAATAGGTGTGCGGACCTTTGTTGCGGTCTTCCTTGCCGTTGTAGAAGATCTTGTCGACGAACAGGAAGTTGTCGCCGTACTTCCACTTGTCGGCGTGTTCGAACGTCACCGTCTGCTGGATCGACGGGTTGATCGCAAAGTTCTTGCCGTACAGGTAGCTCAGGCTGTTGGTCTGCCACAGCAATAAATCGCCGGCCATGGCTTGTGATGCGGCCAGCAGGCCGCCGCTCAACAACACGTTGGTTTGAGTCCGGATCATCTGTTGCTCCCTCTTGTTTTTATTGTTTGAGGCAAAGCTGTCGCGAGGGAGCAGGCATAGGCGAGCCCCCTTTTTTACTCTTCGGATCAGTGCGGGTGTGCGTGACAGTCGTTGATGGCCGCGCGCTCGGCGCCGCCCAGGATGTTGAACAACAGGTTCAGCGTCAGTGCGCTGAGGGTGGCCATGGCGATCCCGCTGTGGGTGATCGGGCTCATCCACAATGGCAGGTGGGCGAAGAATTCCGGACGCACCACCGGGATCAGGCCCATGCCGATGCTCACCGCCACCAGCAGTTGATTGCGACGGTCGCCGATATCGGCTTCCTGCAGGATCTTGATCCCCGTTGCCGCCACCATGCCGAACATCGCAATCGCCGCACCACCGAGTACCGCCGGCGGAATCGATGCCACCAGGAATGCCGCTTTCGGCAGCAGGCTAAGGACGATCAGCAGTCCGCCGGCAACGATGGTCACCGAACGGCAGCGCACACCGGTCATCTGCACCAGACCGATGTTCTGCGCGAAGGAGGAGTGGGTGAAGGTGTTGAAGAAACCGGCAACGAACGATGCGCCGGCATCACACAGCAAGCCGCGACGCAGCATGCGCGGGCAGACTTCCTGGCCGGTGATCTTGCCCAGTGCCAGGAACATCCCGGTGGACTCGACGAAGATGATCACCACCACCAGACACATCGACAGGATCGGCGCCAGTTCGAACTTCGGCATGCCGAAATGCAGCGGGGTGACGAACTGAACCCATGGCGCGTTGGCCATGCCGCTCAGGTCGACCATGCCGATGGCGCCGCAGAGCACGTAGCCCAGGCACATGCCGATCAGCACGGAAATGTTGACCCAGAAACCGCGCATGAAGCGGTGGATCAGCAGAATGGTCGCCAGCACCAAAGCGGCGATGGCCAGATAAATCGGTGAACCGAATTGAGCGGCGCCAGCGCCGCCACCGGCCCAGTTCACGGCCACGGGGAACAGCGACAGACCGATCGAGGTGATGACCGTGCCGGTCACCAGCGGCGGGAAGAAGCGTACGACCTTGGACATGAACGGCGCGATGATCATGCCAAAGAACCCGGCGGCGATGGTGGCGCCGAAGATCCCCTGCAGACCGATACCGGGCATGCCGGCCATGGCGACCATGCTGCCGACGGCGGCGAAACTGGCGCCCATCATCACCGGCATGCGAATGCCCATCGGGCCTATCCCCAGGGACTGCACGATGGTGGCGATGCCGGCGACCAGCAGGTCGGCGTTGATCAGGAAGGCGATTTCTTCACGACTCAGGCCAGCGGCCTGTCCGATGATCAGCGGTACCGCGATGGCGCCGCCGTACATCAGCAGAACATGTTGCAAACCGACCAGGATCAGTTGCAAAAGGGGCAAACGCTGAATGGCGGGTGCGTCGGGGATGCGCGCTTTGGACAGCTCGGACATGCAACACCTCGGATCTTTTTTATTCTTGTGATTGAACAGCTGCCGGGTTGCTCACAGCTGTTTCTTTGCATCAGGTAAACCGCGTTGCGGCAATTCGCCGGCAAGCCAGCTCCCACACAGGCAGTGCAAAACCCTGTGGGAGCTGGCTTGTCAGCGATGCTTTTACTGCTTAGTTGGTCTGGGCTCCCTGGGCGATCCATGCACCGATCAGGTCACGTTCCTGCTGGGTCATCTGCGTGATGTTGCCCAGTGGCATGATCTGCGTGGTGATGGCTTGCGCCTGGATCCGTGCCGCGTTCTGGCGGATCTGCTCGGGGGTGTCGAACATCACACCGGCCGGGGCAGCGCTGAACAGCGGGCTGGTCGGTTTGGCCGAATGGCAGACCGCGCAGCGTTCCTGGATCACGTTGTGCACCTTGTCGAACGCAGGACCTGCGTTGGATGCCTGAGCCGGAGCAGTGGCGGGTGCAGCAGGTGCAGCAGCGGCGGCCGGTTGTGCCGCTTCAGCCGGTTTCGCGCCACCACCCAGGGCCGTTTCCGGCAGCGGCTGGTACTCGATTTTCGCAGGAGCCTTGGCCACTTCCGGCGCGGTCGGCATCGGCGCAGGGCCGGTGACGTAGGCCAGGGTGATCATGCCCACCGCTGCCACCGGCAGGGTCCAGGCAAACTTGTGGCTGTCGTGACGGGTGTTGAAGTAGTGACGCACCAACACCGCCAACACTGCGATCCCGGCCAGGATCAACCAGTTGTACTGGCTGCCGTAAGTGCTCGGGAAGTGGTTGCTGATCATGATGAACAGCACCGGCAGGGTGAAGTAGTTGTTATGACGCGAACGCAGCAGGCCTTTGGCCGGCAGCGCCGGATCCGGCGTGCGGTTCTCGGCGATCGCGGCCACCAGTGCGCGCTGTGCCGGCATGATGATGCGGAACACGTTGCCGACCATGATGGTGCCGATGATCGCGCCGACGTGCAGGTACGCACCACGACCGCTGAACACCTTGCTGAAGCCAAACGCCGCGCCGATGATCAGCACGAACAGGATGAAGCCGAGCAGGGCGGGTTTCTTGCCGAGGGGCGAATCGCAGAGGAAGTCGTAGATGAACCAGCCGGCGATCAGCGAACCGATGCCGATGGCCACGCCTTCAGGGCCGGTCAGGCCGCTGCCGGGTGCCACGAGGTAAAGCACGGGGTTGGAGTAGAACACCACGCAAAGCAGCGCGATCCCCGACATCCAGGTGAAATAGGCTTCCCATTTGAACCAGTGCAGGTTCTCCGGCATCGACGGAGGGGCCAGTTTGTATTTTTCCAGGTGATAGATACCGCCGCCGTGGATCGCCCACAGATCACCGGCAAGACCGGTTTTCGGGTTGACGCGGTTGAGGTTGTTCTCCAGCCAGACGAAGTAGAACGACGCGCCGATCCAGGCCACGCCAGTGATCATGTGAACCCAGCGCACGCTCAGGTTCAGCCATTCCAACAGATGTGCTTCCACAGTCTTTACCTCTCGCCTGTCACTCTTGTTGTCGAGTGATCAGACCTTCTCTTATTGGTGGGGGGCGAGGATCAAACGCTCATCCTCTTTGAAAAAATGCTCATCGCAGTTATTGCCTGTGCCACTGCGATCAACCACCAGGAAGTCATCCCGCTTTTCGATCGTCAGCACCGGGTGGTGCCAGACGCCGCGATGGTAATTGATGCCCTGCCTGCCGTTGGTGACGAAGGCGCGGACCAAGCCTGATACAGGTACATCGCCAAGTGGCGCGACCACGATCAGAAAGGGGTTGCCGAGCAGCGGAATGAAAGCCTGGCTGCCCAGCGGATGGCGTTCCAGCATGCTCACGGTCAGCGGCATGTCCTGCGCGTCGGCGCGGAAGATGCTGATGATCGCGTTGTCCTCGGGCGTCGCGGTTTCGACCGTCGCCAGTTTGTGGAAGCGCATGGTCGAACCGTTGTTGATCATGAAGTGATCGCTGCCGTCGGTTTCGATCACGTCACCGAAGGGGGCGAAGGCTTCTTTGGTCAGCGGTTCAATCGTCAATGTGCGCATGCTGTTCTTTTCCGAATTCTGTGTTGTTGGTTCTGCTTTGTGTGAGGAGGGAGCAAGCTCCCCCCTTACAGGATTCAACGCTTACTTGGCGACCTTGCCGAACAGGCGCAGGCGGCTCACACCACCGTCCGGGAACACGTTCAGACGGATGTGGGTGATCGGGCCCAGTGCCTTGATCTGCTCGACGAAGGTGTGTTCGGCGTGCATTTCCAGCTTCTGGCTTGGCAGCAGTTCGCGCCAGAACAGCGACTGGGTTTCGATCTGGCTGTCGGTGCCGCCTTTTACGAACGCGCCCTGGATCGAGCAGCTGTCCGGGTAGTTGCCCTTGAAGTGCAGGGTGTCGACGACGATTTTCTCGATCTCGCCCGGGTGGCCCAGTGCGACGATCACCCAGTCATTGCCCGGGGTACGACGACGTGCGGTTTCCCAGCCGTCGCCCATGTTGATGCCACGGCCCGGGTTGAGGATGTTGCTCATGCGGCCGAAGTGTTCGTCGGAGCAGGCGAGGGCGCGGCCACCGTTGAGGGCTGCAGCCAGGTCGACTTGCTCGTTGTCGCCAACCGCCGACCAGTCGCGGAACGGAATGCCGTACACGCGCAGACGGGCAACACCGCCATCCGGGTAGATGTTGAAGCGCAGGTGGCTGAACGCCTTGTCGTTGTTGATTTCGTGGTAGTGGTGGCTGTTGCCTTGCAGCTCGACGGCCGACAGCACTTCAGTCCACTGGGTGTTTTCGTCCGGCTCGCCCGAGGCCAGGAAGCAGGCTTCCAGCGAGGCCGATGGCGGGAAGTTGCCGGTGAAGAATGAAGTGTCGATGTCCACGCCTTTGATCGAACCCGGTACGCCCAGGCGGATTACCGCGCTGTCGTAGCCTTCGAAGCGCTTGCGGCGGGATTCCCAGCCGTCCATCCACTTGCCGTTGTCGTCGAACACGCCCTCCTTCCACACGGCCGGGGTCGGCTGAAACAGACGATTGGCGTCTGCGAACCAGTCATCGGTGACCGAGATGATTTTGGTGCCCAGACGGGCATCGGCCAGGTTGACGAACTTCTCGAAAGGTACGGCGTAAGCTTTCATTCTTCTTGTCTGCCTTTAAATAAGTGGCTTGGGATGCTTGCAAGACCCTGGGTGCTCTCCGCGTTTGATGCACTCGGGTCAGGCTTGCTAGAGAGTCAGTAAACGGAACAGGGCAATCTTGTTGATCTCCGCCAGCGCGCATTTGAACTCGGTGTCGACCGGGTTGTGAATGCGCGTTTCGAACGCCGCGAGGATCTGATGCCGGTTGCTGCCTTTTACCGCCATGATGAAGGGAAACTTGAACTTGGCCTTGTAGGCGTCGTTCAGCTCGGTGAAGCGAGAAAACTCTTCGGCCGTGCATTGGTGAATACCGGCGCCAGCCTGTTCATTGGTGCTGGCTTCGGTCAACTGGCCCTGGACGGCAGCTTTGCCGGCCAGGTCCGGGTGAGCGTTGATCAGTGCCAGCTGACTGGCGTGATCGGCGCTCAACAGGATGTCGCTCATGCGCTGGTGCAGGGTTTCGATCTGGTCGATCGACGCGTCCTGGCCCAGGTCGAAGGCCTTCTCGGCCACCCATGGCGAATGTTCGTAGATGTCGGCGAAGGCTTTGACGAAGGCGTCGCGGCTCAGGGTCGACGGTTTCAGGGTTTGAAAGGTGCTCATTTGGCAGCCCCTTGGTACGGGTGGGTTTCGTGCCAGTGACGGGCGATGTCGACGCGGCGGCTGAACCACACCTGTTCATGACTTTTAGCGTATTCGATAAAGCGTTTGAGCGAAGCCAGACGCGCCGGACGGCCCACCAGTCGGCAGTGCAGACCGATCGACAGCATCTTCGGTGCTTCAGCGCCTTCGGCGTAGAGCACGTCGAACGCGTCCTTGAGGTATTCGAAGAAATCGTCGCCCTTGTTGAAACCCTGGACCTGGGTGAAGCGCATGTCGTTGGTGTCCAGGGTGTACGGGATCACCAGATGCGGCTTGCCGGTCGGATTGTTCGGTTCCCAGTAGGGCAGGTCGTCGTCGTAGGTGTCGCAGTCGTAGAGGAAACCGCCTTCTT
This genomic window from Pseudomonas kribbensis contains:
- a CDS encoding outer membrane protein OmpK — translated: MKRMSTSLMLAGTMLAGGQAMADGLLQWQNNSLTYLYGKDFKVNPAIQQTVTFEHADAWKYGDNFLFVDKIFYNGKPDGGVGNNTYYGEFQPRISLGKVLDQKIEFGPIKDVLLAMTYEFGEGDVESYLIGPGFDLAIPGFDYFQLNFYQRHTEGSRPGDNVWQITPVWSYTIPVGNSNVLIDGYMDWVVDNDVNSKGEYHANLHFNPQVKYDLGKALNFGEKQLYVGVEYDYWKDKYGIDDTRAFTTNQNVTSFLVKFHF
- a CDS encoding outer membrane protein OmpK, whose amino-acid sequence is MIRTQTNVLLSGGLLAASQAMAGDLLLWQTNSLSYLYGKNFAINPSIQQTVTFEHADKWKYGDNFLFVDKIFYNGKEDRNKGPHTYYGEFTPRFSFGKIFDQKIEFGPIKDVLLAMTYEYGEGESEAYLIGPGFDLKVPGFNYVTLNIFRRQTEGPRPGDGVWQITPGWSYSFALGNSDVLIDGYLDWVVDNDENSRGTYHANLHINPQIKYDLGKALGWRQKQLYVGTEYSYWKNKYGVESSHNLDTNQNTASLLVKVHF
- a CDS encoding nucleobase:cation symporter-2 family protein; the encoded protein is MSELSKARIPDAPAIQRLPLLQLILVGLQHVLLMYGGAIAVPLIIGQAAGLSREEIAFLINADLLVAGIATIVQSLGIGPMGIRMPVMMGASFAAVGSMVAMAGMPGIGLQGIFGATIAAGFFGMIIAPFMSKVVRFFPPLVTGTVITSIGLSLFPVAVNWAGGGAGAAQFGSPIYLAIAALVLATILLIHRFMRGFWVNISVLIGMCLGYVLCGAIGMVDLSGMANAPWVQFVTPLHFGMPKFELAPILSMCLVVVIIFVESTGMFLALGKITGQEVCPRMLRRGLLCDAGASFVAGFFNTFTHSSFAQNIGLVQMTGVRCRSVTIVAGGLLIVLSLLPKAAFLVASIPPAVLGGAAIAMFGMVAATGIKILQEADIGDRRNQLLVAVSIGMGLIPVVRPEFFAHLPLWMSPITHSGIAMATLSALTLNLLFNILGGAERAAINDCHAHPH
- a CDS encoding urate hydroxylase PuuD, with protein sequence MEAHLLEWLNLSVRWVHMITGVAWIGASFYFVWLENNLNRVNPKTGLAGDLWAIHGGGIYHLEKYKLAPPSMPENLHWFKWEAYFTWMSGIALLCVVFYSNPVLYLVAPGSGLTGPEGVAIGIGSLIAGWFIYDFLCDSPLGKKPALLGFILFVLIIGAAFGFSKVFSGRGAYLHVGAIIGTIMVGNVFRIIMPAQRALVAAIAENRTPDPALPAKGLLRSRHNNYFTLPVLFIMISNHFPSTYGSQYNWLILAGIAVLAVLVRHYFNTRHDSHKFAWTLPVAAVGMITLAYVTGPAPMPTAPEVAKAPAKIEYQPLPETALGGGAKPAEAAQPAAAAAPAAPATAPAQASNAGPAFDKVHNVIQERCAVCHSAKPTSPLFSAAPAGVMFDTPEQIRQNAARIQAQAITTQIMPLGNITQMTQQERDLIGAWIAQGAQTN
- a CDS encoding ureidoglycolate lyase, whose product is MRTLTIEPLTKEAFAPFGDVIETDGSDHFMINNGSTMRFHKLATVETATPEDNAIISIFRADAQDMPLTVSMLERHPLGSQAFIPLLGNPFLIVVAPLGDVPVSGLVRAFVTNGRQGINYHRGVWHHPVLTIEKRDDFLVVDRSGTGNNCDEHFFKEDERLILAPHQ
- the alc gene encoding allantoicase yields the protein MKAYAVPFEKFVNLADARLGTKIISVTDDWFADANRLFQPTPAVWKEGVFDDNGKWMDGWESRRKRFEGYDSAVIRLGVPGSIKGVDIDTSFFTGNFPPSASLEACFLASGEPDENTQWTEVLSAVELQGNSHHYHEINNDKAFSHLRFNIYPDGGVARLRVYGIPFRDWSAVGDNEQVDLAAALNGGRALACSDEHFGRMSNILNPGRGINMGDGWETARRRTPGNDWVIVALGHPGEIEKIVVDTLHFKGNYPDSCSIQGAFVKGGTDSQIETQSLFWRELLPSQKLEMHAEHTFVEQIKALGPITHIRLNVFPDGGVSRLRLFGKVAK
- the uraD gene encoding 2-oxo-4-hydroxy-4-carboxy-5-ureidoimidazoline decarboxylase, producing the protein MSTFQTLKPSTLSRDAFVKAFADIYEHSPWVAEKAFDLGQDASIDQIETLHQRMSDILLSADHASQLALINAHPDLAGKAAVQGQLTEASTNEQAGAGIHQCTAEEFSRFTELNDAYKAKFKFPFIMAVKGSNRHQILAAFETRIHNPVDTEFKCALAEINKIALFRLLTL